acactacaagaaagaaaactacagaccaatatccctggtgaatatagatgcaaaattctcaacacaatattagcaaactgaattcaacagaaaatttaaagaatcatacaacatgatcaagtggaaaTAAACCCTTGGgttattctttctgatgctacAGCAAACTAAAGCTTATGCACATCAAGGAAAACAACCAACGGAGTGAAAAGTCATCCTTtgggggaagaaaatatttccaaactatcattctgataaggagttaatatccaaaatatgttaGAATCTCCTACaactcaaaaactaaaaaaaaaaaaaaaaaaagtaacccaGTTAAAAACCAGGCagaggacttaaatagacatttctccaaagaagacatacaaatggccacgAGGTACATTAAAAggtgctcaaaatcactaatcatcagggaaacacagatcaaaaccacaatgggatatcatctcacacctgttaggatggatAGTGtcaaaaaaaagataagtgttggagaggatatggaaaaactggaaccatTATATACCGTTGGCtatatatgcaaaggaaataGGACCTCGAAGAGGTttctgcatccccatgttcattgcagcattattcacaatagccaatatatggaaacaactcaaatgtccatcaaaaaatgaatagataaagaaaatgtgctatgtATGTACAAAAGAATATGATTCGGCAAAACAAGAAGGTAATCGtgccatttgtgagaacatggatgAGCCTAGAGGACTTTACGTTAAATGAAATAACCCAGTCATAAGTGGAcagatactgcatgattccacttatatgaggtatctaaaatagtagtcaaactcatagatagagagaatagactggtggttgtcagaggcagcagggaaagggaaaatgagaattgTTTTTCAATGGGTGTAAAGTTTCtgttatgcaagatgagtaagtaCTAAAGCTCTGCTGTACAATATAGTACCTACAATTAATAATATGGCATTGTGtactctaaaatatattaagaggatagatctcatgGTTAATGcttctacaaaaaaaaagaaaacaaaaaccatcaAAGAACACAAGGAAATTCTTGGAGCTGATGAATATGTTTAGTACATTGGTTGTAGTGAAGGTATCATGGGTGTATGTATATGTCCAAACTCAAGATGGATACATTAAATGTATATGACTTTTataaattacacttcaataaagcttaaaaaaccaaatggaatagaaaacaaagagcagaTATGGGAGAAATATGAAGAGTTCAATTTTTTGTATGTAAAGACTGAAGTTCTCAAAGAACATCAAGTGGAGGTGCCAActatgaaattgaaaataaaaacagagaactgGAGAAGGGTCTAGACTGCAGATAGAGATGTGGAGGTAAGCATAAATATGAGAGGATTAAAATGATGGGTTTAGATGCCATCCCTTAGAggagagaataagaaaacaaatgaaccaaTGTTGAAAATCTAGACAATGTCATATGTAGAGCTAAGCTTGAAAAATCAATGGCTACACCCTTTATTTCTGAGGtaggaggaaatgagaagaagaaacCCTAAAATCAGATAGTCTGAGATCTTAAGCTCAGTACTGACCCACTCCTGGACCTTGGCAAGTCATGAAAGttcacattttttaatctttaaaatggcAATTAGATTCCTCTGTGGAAACATTATAAGAGTAGAATAATATTATAGATTTAAAATTTGTTGTTAAATTCCAAAATACTAAGCAGGAGAGAGACATCTTTAAAGAGTGAAGTTCTTAACTCTGGCTTCCTTCCCCATACCTGAGGGAATAACTTTTAGGGCCCTAGCTAGAAGCTACCTCCATGCAAAGACAAACTAAACCATTgtagaaatggaaatagaaagttCACTTGAGGTTCAGATCAGGTCAAAAAGATAATGCACAcatgaaaataaatcagaagaaaaaaggcTAAGAGACAGAATGCTGTGAAGAGAAGAGGCAAGTAAAAATCTGTAGTCAACAATAAAATGTCCAGTTTAGCAGAGGTAAGCAGGAAAGTGAGATGTTTCAGTTTTAGTCAGTATGGACCTGGGAGGACGGAGTATTATTTAAAGCAGAGTttgggtttaaaaaataataataacacgtGATAAATTAGTTTTTCAACAACTGGAGACAGAGATTaattgaaagtttttaaatgatgCTTCTTCAGGGTCACCcaggaaaaatagaggaaggcctTGCTAAACAGGTCACTGAGATCCCCTTTCCAAGTTCAACAACATACCTTCACTTCATCTCTGTTACTTATTGGACAATTATTTAGTATGTAATTTTAACAGAAAGTTGCATGGTGAAAAAAATGTCTGGGTGAATATCCCAATATTAATATCAATCTATCTACAGGATAATATTATGTAAAAATCCCAAGCTTTACCATCatagagagaagagaattttctttctgcAAAAGACTCTTCCCAGGGCTCTCTTCATGTctctgttcctcaggctgtagatgaaggggttcaaCATGGGGGTCACCACAGTGTACATCATAGCCATGGCAATCTCCTTAACAGTAGAATTACTACCTGACGGACATAAATAGAGACCAATAACTGTCCCATAGAACAATGACACCACAGAGATGTGGGAACCACAGGTAGAGAAAGCCTTGCTGATGCCCCTCGCAGAAGGGACCTTGAGGATGGAGGAGACAATTTGTGCATAGGACAAGATGATGAGTAGAAATGGGATGACGAGAATGAATCCTCCCATGATAAATATCACCAACTCATTGACTCGGGTGTCAGAGCAGGACAGCTTCAGCAGAGCAGACATATCACAGAAAAAGTGGGGGATCATGTTGTCCCCACAAAAACATAATCTGGCCATGAGCAGGGTGTGTAACATGGCATGGAATGTggtcagcacccaggacagcACCACCAGGGAGAGACAGAGCTTGGGGCTCATGATGGTGCTGTAGTGCAGGGGGaagcagatggccacatagcggtcataggccatggccACAAGGAGGAAGCTCTCCAGGTCtgcaaaaaacaggaagaagtaCATTTGGGTCAGGCAGCCAGCATAGGGAATGGATGGTTCTTGGCTCTGCATGTTCTGCAACAACTTGGGAATGGTCACAGAAGAGAAGCAGATATCAGAGAAGGACAAATTGCTGAGAAACAAATACATGGGTGTGTGAAGGTGGGAATCCAGTCGAATGAGGAAAATTATGAGGAGGTTCCCCAGGATGGTGGTAACATACATGACCAGGAACAGAGCATAGAACAGGTTTTGCTGCTCTGGCTCAATCTGCAGACCCAGGAGGAGGAAGTCTGAGACGACGGTTTGATTTCTTCCTGTCATGATTTGTGTCTAGTATCTTTAGGAGAAAATAACAGTGTCcattaaaaatctgaataaaaatgaacatatttctATGATACATGGACTGTTAGTTGTTCCACGGTAATTATTTTCACCTTCATTATCAGTAATAACACTCTCTATAACCAGGAATATAACACATCACTAAATCCAAGCCACTTTTCAgacttgttttcttcatttctcattaaTTAGCAGGTAACGATATTGACTCTTCCCTCCCTTCTAAGACAGTCTCATCTCTTATCTTCTGTGTGATCACACAGGTTCTCCTGATACTTCACTGGCCGCTCATCCTCAGTAACTGTGATTGGTTTGTTCTCTAACATTATCTTATATATTGGTGTTTCCTTGGGCTTTTTCCTAAACACTGTTCTCTTATAATTCTACATATTCAGTCCTGAAAGAGCTCGCCTATTCCTATGGCATCAATTACCATCTAAATCTCATGGGTAAACTTCTATCACCTTTGGAACCATATAATCAATTGCTTAATGATTATCTCCCCATGGAATATCACAAGCATCTTCAGCTCAAAGCATCCCAAGGGAAACTCATGATTTCACCCTGCACTTCTCCGAATCCACTCCTCCAAATGTCCCATATCTCAGTAAAAGAAATCCAGGCTCAAGTCATAAACCTAAGAGTTTTCTTCCATTCCCTCCTTTCTGTCACTACCAACATCCAATCTATTAAGTCCTATAGTtctgtcatttaattctctttctcGTTCATCCACTCCTATCCCAACTCTCACTACCTTGGGCCAGGCTAACATCATAACTTGTCTGTACTATTGGAACAGCTTCTTAATTTATCTCCTTGCTTCCATGCTCACCCTCATTCAATCTCTTCACCCTGTGGCATTCTAAGATGAAAATCTGATCATCATTCTCCTTAAAGTCTTCATGGATCTTCACAGCTTTTAAGGTAAGGCAAGACTGCTTTCAAGGGCACAAAAGGTGCTTCATAATCTGACCCTTTTCTACCTCCACAGCTTCATCTTGTCCCATAATAACACACACATTCCACTCTCCATCAATGCTAgacttgaaagacacaatttctTGCCTCCAACCTTTCACACTTGCTGGTCCTCTTGCgtagtgtggggacctggaattggccaccccaagatatgtctctttggcatcaggattatttgaggctgattgcttttgataaactgggacagggaaggaggaatggaacttgccctttgttaggacacatttacatttgtaaggtaaatctctatctgtaaaaggtgcctccctctctgtaccaggaagaagaaaggagatgaccttctctctaaaaactcttaatcaataccaaaggcaaggacttaaatctgcattttattgtgctagtctggtaacctcctgtaactgacttccctccccctcccaacgttggcatctccttaaagattaagcatctttctttaggctgggaaccgattgcggcgctcatctgtgacaccaccaccgcccccacccccacccccgccagcccgaggcaacacacctgccaccccgcggtgttcactgggacagcagacctatctgtcatttccatcgagttctgtgctgacagagcggcctcgtgactattgtaaaagggacatttcaatcacatgtgaaacaccctgtttgcgggtatataaccactatgtgtaccccacttcttcggtgccctttcttccttcgggaagaaaggccccgggccatggttcctcataaagctttgtttaattttctcttgctattctgtctcatgtgaatttaattcgttctccagctagacgaacccccatttggggagaggaaatgtcctcctcccctacagtagcatcttcttccttctgctccctcTTCACCTGACTTGCCCCTACTTATCCTTCAGGTATATTACATGTCACTTATTCAGCTAAACCTTCCCTTTTATCCCAGACCAAGTAAGAACACGCTTCTATGTTTCCACAGCATCCTGTGCTTGTCCCATAACACTCAATGCCCAGGAGATTATTTGTTTATAGCTGTCTTTCCTACCAGATTGTAAACTCCATGCAGGAAAGGTTCTGTCTGCCTCATGACTACAGCAGtgccagcacctggcacagtacCCGGATGTAGCCGATGTTGCATAAATATTTCCTGGATGTGCTCCAGGCTGAGACACACATTCATCCAACTTTAAATACAGCAAACTCCTGTTAAGTCAGAATATCTACTGCTATCAAATCCTCGCAGAACAAGAACTCATTAGTTTTTGACACTTTATTACAGAATTCCCAGATGTAACCTCAGACTTATGGAAAATACTAGACTACCTCAACCACACTACTCTTTATCCTAAACAGACAACCCAGTATACACAGCTACACTGTCACTTTTTCCTTGTTGATATCCATAGGATTCAGTGATATTACTCCGAAAAAATTAATCTGATGGGGAGGTTTagtaatttggggagaaaaggaaaaaaatagagataattacTACCCTTGAGACCTTGCTCCAGTTCTTCTCCAGATATTCATACCTCAAAGTGTGCCTCAGGGCTGACTAAGAAAGCTAAGGAGGAGCATTAAGGGATACGGGAAGTTCCTTCTCTAAAGAAACATAACCTAGTTCATCCGCTGGGATTTTCACCCTGCTGATGCTGTTTAATTGAGCCACATTCCTAATTTTCAACATGTTGGCATAATGTGCTGGTGTTGCAGTAGAGAAAAGCATCAAGTGAAGTTTCATATGCCtaatttctcagaatttttctcCTCTGGGAAACTAGTGGGCCTCATCTCTGGTGTCAACGGTCTCATTAGgaatcacaaaccagaaagccGGCACTTGCAGATGCTGCCACTGATCAAGCATATGAGCGTCAGCTGCTCCTATAATgatgccctccccctaccccccatCTTCACCTGGTGGAATCAGTAGTTCTCAGTCTGGACTGCAAATAAGAATCACAAAGGGCAGTGCTTCTAAAAGTTTAATTTACATGTGAACTACCTAAGGGCCCTGTTAAATGCTGATTTTGATTTAGTAGGTCTGTGTGGTGCCTAAAATTACGCATTTTATAAGCACAGATTTTACATTTGGCGATGCTGGTTTGTGGACCATACTTTGagctacacatttttaaaatacagattactgCACCCTCCCCCAATAAGTGTAATCAGAATCCCTGAGGAGGGCTAGCCTCTCAAagcattttaaagttctttgtgTAATTCAAATACATAGTCAAGGGTTAAGAACCTCTACATTAAATGCCTGTCTCACAGAGATGTCTTGTGTTGAAATGATACAATTTTATGAGATTCATTACAAAGTAATATTTATGAATGCTATCcttaataaaaagattaatacaACTGGTGAACATCAgtcaaaatatttctataatgtGGAAAAATCTTGGAAggctgagagatggagaagaagaggGTTATCATATGTGAAAAACCATCCTGCAGAACATCATACAAACTGGTAATCAAGATCCTCACGTTGGAAGGACCATAAGGGACCAGCTCATTCACCCTCTGCCCAACTTACCCAGTGTGCCTGAGGGTGACTCCAGGAGCCTGACCTGAGATTCTGCTCCCCTTTATTCACTAAGGCATGTGAAGTAACACCCTCTGTTGTTATCACCTGTGTCTGCAACATCCCTTCTCACATCTCCCACCCTACACAACCCTGGGCCAAAGGGGCCCTGGATCCCAGAGGAGTCCGGATCCTGGAGGAActcattaaagaagaaataattaccCAGGACCTCTCTAGGACAAATGCTCTGAGACTCCTGGAGCAGTGATTGATTACAGTCACTGAACACACTTGACTATAGTTTGGGGGAAGATGGGTATGGAGAGCAGCACATGCATGGATGCTTAATCACTGCCTGTTTAGGGAATGGACAGTAGTCCTGTGGGGTTGGAGCCTACatttttgaagatgaaggaagatgGTTGGAGAAGCCATAAAAACAAGCAGGGACCAGACTGTGAATATCCTAAAATATCTTAGAATGTGGGAGTTTAGGAGTTATCCTATGGGCAAAAAGAAGCCATCAGAGGTCTTTGAGCAGAGTACCACCATGAAAGgcatatattttggaaagattCCCAGGGTGGAATAATCTCACTACAACCCAATTCCCCATAAAAATACCTCAGGGGAGAGAGACACCTGCTGTTAACAAGGATTAAACTACTATGCTCAACCATACGCAGATTTAtggaaaggataataaaagataaaCTCTCCTACATCAGATTCAACTCTTCCTCAGGCCTACATAGAAAAGAAACCCAGATTTGTATCCCA
The sequence above is drawn from the Equus przewalskii isolate Varuska chromosome 10, EquPr2, whole genome shotgun sequence genome and encodes:
- the LOC103562934 gene encoding olfactory receptor-like protein DTMT; this translates as MTGRNQTVVSDFLLLGLQIEPEQQNLFYALFLVMYVTTILGNLLIIFLIRLDSHLHTPMYLFLSNLSFSDICFSSVTIPKLLQNMQSQEPSIPYAGCLTQMYFFLFFADLESFLLVAMAYDRYVAICFPLHYSTIMSPKLCLSLVVLSWVLTTFHAMLHTLLMARLCFCGDNMIPHFFCDMSALLKLSCSDTRVNELVIFIMGGFILVIPFLLIILSYAQIVSSILKVPSARGISKAFSTCGSHISVVSLFYGTVIGLYLCPSGSNSTVKEIAMAMMYTVVTPMLNPFIYSLRNRDMKRALGRVFCRKKILFSL